The genome window CATCGCAACCCCGGCACACCTCTGCATTTCGCGCTACCTGGGCCAGGGCATCGTCAACACTCTCGCCGATGCGTCCGCCGGCACCTACGCAGCCAGCCTACTCCTGCAATACCAGTCCATCTCTAAGCGCTACATGCCGGAGTTCATCAACTACACCCTCAACATGCTGTGCCACCTCAGCCCGAAAGAGCCCAGCGAGAGTCTCGGATCCTTCCCCCTCCGGAGCCCCCAAACTTCCCTGCGCCTGaacctctcttcctctaagaccaccatcccctcccgcAAGCTCCGCTTCTGGGACACGACCGACCaatccccctccaaccccgaaGAGCTCAAGCTATCCCTGCTCACCACCCTCGTCACCCTCCTCGGCACCGCCTCCGACCTCTGGACCGGCAAATCCGCCTACACCGAGATCTTCACTCCAGTCCAGAACGTCCTCAACCACCTTCGCAGCAGCCTTAAGGGCAACAAGAAACTCATTCCCACTCAAGTGCGGGacaccatccaatccacccTGGACAAGGTTACCACCCAACTATCCCAAGCTAAACTCACCCGTcgacccctcctcctgcacAACCACCGGCCCCTGGCCATCAAAACCGCCATCCCCAAGTTCGAAGAGTCCTTCAACCCGGACAAGCACTACGACCCGGACCGCGAGCGTGCCGAGAGCAACCGCCTCAAGGCGGAATACAAGCGCGAGCGCAAGGGAGCGATGCGCGAGCTTCGCAAGGATGCCAACTTCATTGCGCGCGAGAAGCTccgcgagaagaaggagcgcGATGCCGAGTACGAGCGCAAGTACAAGCGACTTGTGGCGGAGGTGCAGAACGAGGAGGGTCGCGAGGCGAATGCTTAcgaaagggagaaaaggttGCGGCAGGGCAAGCGGTGATTATGataatcataatcatcaatcaattgtTCACTGCTCTATGTGGGAAAGCAGCGTTTCTCACTTGTTtcgccttttcttctctttcttttgttgcaTTATTCTTCAACACATGGGTCCATGTCGACGAGTCTGCTCGGTCTAGCTGCGTGTGCCGGGCAGGTTTTTTTTGGTAATTTTGATGAAGCTAGTTGATATAGATGTATATATTCGTGATTATAGTTACTTGGTTTGATCATTGGGAATGATGATCGTGGAATGGCAGCTAAAAAAGAATGTTTTGATTTATACAATATCATCTTTCCGCATCTATTTAATACACGTATAATTTAcactaatactatatatatactagaccAGCAACTTCACCACCCAAATTAACAATCGAAGACAATGTAATCACTGCGACAAGTCCGGCCCAACACTACTCCAATAATCgcacctctctctctgctcCTCCGACACCGTCTCCATCCTCGTCTCATTCGTGCGCAAAAATATCCTCCGATAATCTGCTCCATGCCCATTATTCCACGTCTCCCACTCCGGACTCCCTGGGTACCTCAGCGGATTCGGATCAAAAACCCTAATGAAACTCGTCCAGTAGCCCTGCATGACCGGCACAATCCCCGCATTCGTAGTGGAATACGACGCCGGCGGCGTGCCGCTCACATACTGCGGGCCCCAGATGGCATTCTCTTCCACGGTATGACTGACACCTCTGCCTGAGGCCTCCGCGGCGGGGTCCTGCACGGCATAATGATAGTTCCAGCTGCTGACACCAGCGCCCGAGAACACAGAGGACATGTAGATCCCCGGACAGATGTATCTAATTTCACCGTACGCGGTGCTAGCGGGGCGCCAGTAGGGCGAGGATTTGGGGAACTCGCGGGTTTGGTTTTCGTTGAGGTACCAGTTGTTCAGCTTGGTTAGGTGGGTGAAGTTGATGTTGGGGAATTGGTCTTGAATGAAGGTGTCAGCTTCGCCGACGGTGGATGTTGTTTTGGGAACGAAGATCGTTCCTTCATTGGTGTCGTCGCCGAAGATTACGGGGACTTTGATGAATTTGCCTTGTTGAAAGAGTCGGTATGTGTAGTCTGGGATGAGGGAGCCATCGACGACGGGGCCGTACATGTAGAGAGGTGCTTGTTGGGCGGTGGGTAAGGGTgtgttgatgttgacgcGCTGCAGTTCTGTGGTGTTTAGTCGGCGGAGGCAGGCGAGAGTGTCTGGATCGCTTGCGCAGCCGGTGCGGATGACCAGGTTGTTATAGGCGAATTGGCTTTGGTTGACGGTCAACATGGGGGCGAAGCTTTGGGATTCTGCGGCAGCAGCGTGGAAGAGTCCCTCGTCTTTGCCGCCGTATGCTGAAAGATGGAGAGTAATGGACGCTGCGCCTGCGCTGCTGCCGCCGATGACAACGTGGCTGGGATCGCCTCCAAACTGCGGTTGCGGTTGCGGTTAGCAGTAGTTAAATGGCTTCTTCGAGTGTTCGCATACCTTGCTGATATGTTCTTGTACCCACTCCAGGACCTTAATCTGATCCTTCAGGCCATTGTTCACACTTCCTCCCTGCAGCACCTCGGATCCAGAGAGGAAGCCGTACGGACCGACTCGGTAATTGAAGGTGACCACAACCATGGACATGTTGGCCGCTTCAATCAATCCTGTTCCATTGAAGTTGGGGCTGGCGTTGGCATTAAAGCCACCCCCTTGGATCCAAACAAAAACGGGCAGTCTCGTAATATCTTTCACTGAGCTGGGTGCGTATACATCGAGAAAGAGACAATCTTCAGACGTGCCTGCGGGAGTGGGATATTGGCTGGTGGGAACACACCGGGGGCCATGCTGCGCCCTAGGCATTAGCACAGACTCGCAATACATTTTCCAACCTATTGTAGGAAGCATCATACCTTGAATGCATCTTGGACCCCCTCTACCGAGTCAGGATCCTGAGGCGCAGAAAACCGTAGAGATCCAGTAGGTGCAGCGGCGTAGCGTATTCCCAGCCACTGACTAATGCCATTGGGTAGAGATTTGCCTTTGTACTTTGTGTAGCCAAGGTCGACTGTAGGGTTCTGAGAAGATACTACTAGACcaaacaggaagaagaacggtGCTAAATGAAAGAGAATCATTTTATGTTGTGCAACGAGCCGTGGGGCTACGGACGCTCTAAATCGAATGAGAGAACTGTAACCCAAGATATCATGCTCCGATTAATGAAAGAACACCCTAGgcattatatataaagcaaCCCCGGCAGGAGCAGATTTCACGGGAATGGCTCCAGGGTCTGGTCTGAACAATAGGGTCGCAGATGTGGAGAAAACGTCGCCAGGCAAGGCGCCCTCCTTCCGCATGCGATGATTCGACATGGCGAAATGAGGAGAATCCTGCCAACACCACGGATCCTTTTGTATGGGAAGTGTATTGGCCATCCAGATGAGCAAGGCCAGCCAACTAACTCTGGGCATAAGAACTTGGAACCCGCCCCCACGTTCCGAGCCACAGTCGAAGGGAGAAACACTCTGTGGGGGCTAGTCTGCAACTGAGAAGAGGGTCAAACCTAATCTGCAGCTAGGCTGTGCAGATGACGTGAACCGGCAGAGGACTGGTGCCATTGCGCTGTTAAGGGGTCAGTACTTAGGGATTGGGCAGTTGTCCCGCTGGTCAATCGGGGGCCTGACGGGCCAACTGAAAGCTAATGACCTTGGCTGGGCTGAGCAGGACCCTTGAATTAGGGGCATGATTGACATTATTCTTCGAGTGTGATAAAGTGAACTCAATCGGGTTAAAGTGgacgagagagaagagagagtgagagatgagaaagagagatggaaGTAAATAATCCGGAGGGGGAAAATCCGCGCCTCCGCATGTGACGAAATCCCCGCAAATCCTCGTGGTTTTTTTCCCGTCGCGGTTCATCTTTACCAACATTGTCCCTCAGATGGACCCGAATTAACAACCCAATCCCAAAGTCGCATTCGACTCCCTATAACTCTCCTCTATTATATCCCTCTCCAATATCCATAGTTTCGGCTCTACTTCTACCTCCGACGCACGCTCAGGCCCGTCCGCAATGGCACCTCCGCTTCCCCCTCACTCCGAGTCCCCCGCACGCGGGCGAcccgatgaagacgacgaagaagaggactaCATGTCCATGATCATCGAAGAGCCCCAGCAGAAGGAAACCTTTgcgcaaaagaagaagcgccaGCAACGGGAGGTAGGCTTTTAGGCGCATATCttttccagcaccagcaccagctccagctccagctaaCTAACCTTCCCCCCTCAATCGCAGGCCGAAGCGCGAGCCAAAGTCCCATCCAAAGCCGAACGCGCCGCTCAAGAAGCTGCCCGCCGCGATGCCGCCTTATCAACCAGCACGCTTGACCCTTCCAACAAAGGGTTTCAGATGATGGCCAAGCTGGGATTCAAGCCGGGCCAAGTACTCGGAAAACCTGCCGCGTCGCCGCAAGATAGTGAGAAGGACACCAAGGATCCCGAGCATCGAATCCGGTCCGAACCCCTCAATCTCATCTTCAAGGAGGACCGAGGGGGAATCGGTCTCGACTCGGAGCGAAAGCGGAAGTTCCTCGAAGAAGCCGCCGAAGTAACCAAGAAGGTCAAGCAAGAAGAGGGCGATTACCGCGACCGCGTCCGGTTGGAGCGCGAGACACGACGGCTTGAAGCTCAGTTCCATGCGGCGCAGAAGGTGGCTGAACGCTTAGATGCGGAGGCCGAGGGCGAAGTGGAAATAGGACCATCATCAACCGAGACCaacggagaagagaaagaggagcaaGAGTCGCATGCGACACCGGATGTGGACGGCGAAGAATCGCAGACAGATACCCCCGCCTCCACTACAAAGAAAGCCAAGAGGCCCGTCAAACCCACACTTCAGATCAACATACTCTACCGGGGCTTGGTGCGCGAGCGGCAAGAAAAGGAGCGCGCCGTACAGACGCGCCACATGTTGCAGACATCACTGCCGTCATCCTTTTTCCCGAACCCACGATTGCCCGGGTATGAAGACTCAACGCTCGATCCCGAGGACCACGAGGCCCTCGGAGGCCGTCGAGAAATGTCCTCCATTCTCGAACAAGAGctagaggaagaagatccggAACTAGAGGAATTCAATGCGCTGGAGCCAGGCGAGCGACTGGGCCGGCTGGTTCAATATCTCCGCGAAAAACACCACTACTGCTTCTGGTGCAAATACCGCTACGAGACCGCTGAGATGCAAGGATGTCCCGGCGTGACGGAGGAGGATCATGACTAACGACTTTGCCTACTTATACTAATGGAGACCGGCGTGCTATGGAACCACCCATGTGAGTGTATGTAACACATTTCTATCTCAATCATTGGTTGTGAAGAATTAGACTAGCTATAATTATCATATCATGCAGAACATATGCCTAACATTACATGGGGTACCATTCAGGCCCGATCGCCAGGATCGGGATCGCATATAtagtggatggagaaggaaaagccgAGAGCTGAGAGACAGACGATGGACGCAACATCGCCAAGCACTTGATAAGAGAGAAATTTCAGTGGTATCAGTCAATGCGCCATGAGCCATCAAACGTACACCGGTGACGACCGCTGCAGTGCTCGGAGTAGCCACCGGGATTCAGAAATTGCCAGAGGAGTGGCaggatgaaaagaaacaGCACCCTTTCCATGCTCAAGTAGAAGAGTGAAAGGCGGGAGAAGAAACATCAAGAAGCAGGATGCAATGGCCTCAGGCTTTGGCCGCAGGAATGGACTCCATTAGCTGCGCCAACGAGCGACGTGGGATCGTCTGCAGGGTCTGGAAACAGCCGGTACAGATGcgcaagcagcagaagacACACCGGTATCGAACATCGCGGTCGAACTTCTGGCAGGTCATGCAGGGAACAGCATGCCAGACATTGTTGGCGGGGGGCATGGACCGATGGTCCTGGTAGCAGGCAAAGTGCAATTTGTTCAGCGGCGCCGCGACAGGCTCAATATCAGGAGGCGTCCACGGGCCATTGTTTTCTTCACTGGACACAGGCTCGATAGGCGCGCCAGTGTCGTCCAATTCCGGCTCGGGTTCTGGAATGAAGTCCTCCAAAGGCTCTTCGGCATCTTGCTGTTGTATGGCAGGTACGGGAACTTCCTTCCTTGCCGGAGGGCTTTGCATAGGCTctgaagcagcaggaggacGATAGGCCTGATAAGCGCGAGGAGCGGGGGTGTAATTAGCTGCTGGCGGAGCAGATTGTGGGAGGTTatcttgatgatggataGGGGCGTTAAATGCGGATGATGGTGGCTGCACGGCGGCAGGCAGCGGAGCAGGAGCCGAATAATCAGGAACCGAGTCGGTTCGCGGTGGGATTACCGTCGTCACGGGTGCCTGTACCGGCTCTGGCTCCTTGTCCGGCAGAGAATCCGAGGACTTCTGCTTGAAGCCTTTGCGAGCAAAGGATGGAACTCGCAGGCCGCGGGGCCGGTTTTCTTTGTCGAGGATGGCCATGTCTCTTGGCCGAACGCGGCAGTcttgtggtgatggtgggagtaatgatagtagtagcaagAACGTGGGAGAGCACGGTCAATTATCCGCGCAAGTGATCTGGCGGGGTAACTTTCCTacgaagaagggaagagcaATAGTAGGAAAGAATGAAAGGGGataaagagggaaggagattaggaaggaaaagagtgCGAAGCCTGATAACCCTAGAGAGTGCTGTGTAAAAGGGTAAAGGCAAAAAAAAACTTGGAGGGAAATTGAAATGAAAAAACTCGAATCCAACCTAGAACAGGCGCTAAAACAAGACATtcaaggaaaaaaagaccaGTAGGAAGTAATTAGTGTCAACTAACTAATCATCAGGGGGGACCGAAAAAGTGGATATGTGAAAAGATAAATCCGGCTTGTCCTCAATCCAGGAACGCGCAACAGGAAATCCGAGCTGAACCATGGATGAGCTCCACCCGTGgataatgacgatgatgcatcatgaatgaatgagcGTCATCGAGGGAAAAGTGGGGTGGGGGAAACAGCTGAgggagaaaaataataaaaaaaaaaaaaagagagagagagagacaggagagatggatagatagatcgCACCTGGGTGGGTGCCTTCTGATCGACTTCAAAACTTTAATAGGGCCCTTGTGAAATGAAAGGTCAATCGCCAAGCGAGCTGAACTACTGAAGGTTGAGCATGATTCGGGATGAATACTAGTGGTCGATAGCGTCGTTCGGCATCCTATTGTTGCCTTTTTCGTGAACTTCCGAACATCCTCTCTCATTCAAGCCCCATGAAAGATGCAGATATGCATCTCGGAGTGACTTTGGCCTGCTGTCATGCCGGGGATAGGCCGTGCAAGGCGActttgcagcagcagactcAAGAGAAGCCGATGACTGGGACTGAAAAGGCAGCCGGCAAAGCCGCGAGGGAAGATCGGCGATGACGAGAGAAGTGGAGGATGCGCTGGAGGGCCGATGGAAATAACTGGACCCTGTTGAGGCGCTAATCCATTGGACAGGCCAGGATTTCAAGAAACATGTCGTCCTttgcccagcagcagcagcagtggtcgTGATCATGGGAAAAGTTCGTGCACTCCCATGTTGACAATGCTTGGTATGTTCCCCATTTCCCTGGGATAACAACAGAATGACTGAATGGATTGAAATGCAAGGTCAATAATTGAAAGAAAGGATGCTGGTCGGCTCATTTCCTGCCAGGGTCAGTGGAGCCCGTCGCGTGGCTGAAACGAGATCGCACTTCCGATCCCGCCGATGATCCCCTCCGTCAGGGTCACTGGCTATTAGTAGATAGAGGAATAGATATCTATCGCctacagaaagaagaataaaaagggACCAGGAAGGATAGGATAACCAACAAAAAGAGGGACAGATTCGGTCAAATCATCCCCGCAGTATTTCCAACACTGAGTTAAATCGATCTATCCCATTCCAGCTACCAATCACCATCGCAATCTGGTGCCCCGAAAAACAACATGCTCAAGCagcgattgattgatagatTGAATgacatccacatccgccTGTTCAACTCCCGCACGCTCGCATacataggaaagaaaaaggcgcATCATCCCACTCACTCACGCGCATGAACCCTCAACACAGagaataaaatgaaaaaaacCCAGAGAATGGTGGCTCAGACGAAATCTATGCAACTGTATGTATATAAGGAAAGATACCATATGCGTCCCAGTGTCATCACaaaccaaggagaagaaggaaagaaagggtgggggagaaggaacacAAAGGGTTAAAGGAGcgtatcatcatcaggcCTTCCAACTCGCCTTGGTTTTGAAAACGTAGCGTTGGCAGCTTCACGACGTAGTCTCCGTATCATGTGTGGCACTCGTAATCTCGACGGATTGGGTCTCCAGCTCTTTCGGCATCAGCCTGTCGCGCTGCTCCTCCATGGGTACCTTAGcctcggtggtggttgtgggttCAGCAACGGATGCCTCTGCCACCGGCTGCGAGGCTGATCCTTCCACATTCGGCTTGGACGGGGTCTCTTCAACATGCTCGGGTGCCTCATCgcccttctcttcatccccaATCACGGCTGCCAAGCTGTGAAAATTGTAAAGGGGCTCTGCAAAGGAGCCTGCTCCCTCAGCCGAGCCCGCATGGTCTTCCGACATCGATTCGACCAGCGAGGAGAACGATGACGATGCGCTGGAAACATGCCGAAGATGCGAAGGCCTCGTGACATCTTTGAAAGACGACTGGACAACTGATGGAGGTGACATACTCGGCGCTTGGTCGGCCGCGCTTGCCGATGCTGCCGCGGGCTGCACTTCCTCGGCCGCAGCACTGGCTTCAGCGGCAGAGCCACCAGCTGGTTCAGAGCGGTCTACCTCCTTACCCTTGCCGGCTGATACAAGCTCCTCAGCCGCaatggaagaggaactgCTGGTAACCCTACCCAGCCGCGCATCCGGAGGCACATCCAAGGCGGAGCTGCTCGCATTGTGACTGGTGAGCCCGGTTTTGCGCGCAACCTTTTCGGccttcttggcttccttctcctttcttttggCCTCTTTCTtggcctctttctcctctctcttgcGCCGTTCTTCCTCGCTCGCTAGACTTAATCGGatcgcctccatcatcatcatctcttccaGATCATCTATGCGATTCCGCCTCGAGCTCTGGCGAGGTGGCGCGATGTTACCGGACCCTTCTTCCGCCGAGTCGGCCTCGTGGCCAGCTCCACGCCTATCCGTGAGGAACGCCAGCGCCTGCAGCGCCGGGGATCCGGTGCGCGCGTTGGAATTCTGGGCTTCGGGCGCGCCGTTTCTCCGCATGAcactccttcttcccaggcCAATCCGGGAATCATTTCCAGCGCCGTTAGAGTGCATCAAGTAAGCTGCAGTATGAAGGGCAGTTGCTGCCGCCGACCGCCGCGCCGCATGAGCTCGAGCATTGGCAAGCTTCTGAGCCCAATCGGGACGAATCCTATCGGTAGTGATCACAGTTGGATCGTTTGCAGATAACGAGGTCGCGCGTCGACGACcggtggtgggggtgttCCCGGAGGATAGGGAGGATGTGGAAGACAGTGGAGAGGCCACATTGGGGCGCGAGCTCGGATCAGAAGCGTACGCTAGCCCTCTCCGGAACGGCGGGGGCGCATATGTCACCCCAAACTCCGGCTGGACACAGAATGGACACGCCGATGGTTCCGATACTAGCTGGCAGTCTTGGCTTTCGGCTTGTTCACCACCCTCAGCTGGAGCAGAATCTGGGTTAGAATCCCCATGCTCTGGCGGATGAGGGTCGGGACGTTTAATCTGAACAAAACATTCGGAGCATATTGGCTGGTCGCAACACCTCGTCCGATTGAGATACGGAGGATAGTACAGAAAACAGATAGGACATTCCGCCGCGTCCTTATATAGGTATGCTTCAATGGGTTGTCCGTTCACAAACGGGTCACGAGGCAACTGCATTTCACGTGAAGCCGCATCAGACTGGATTCCATGCTTCGGCGTGGTTAGCGACGCAAGAGTCTTGGCTCGCGCTCTAAACAGTGGTGAGCTCGATGTGCCGGACGCGATAGGagatgttggggaggggagggaatgtGCGGGCGTGGAAGACTGGGAAGCATCGGATCCGTATGACTGCGATCTTGACGTTATGGGGACCATCAAATATTGCACTGCGGCTGAGTCCGAAGCCTCCTTTGTGTCTTCCGCGGCCTTGGGTGGGTTCTTATATTCCAGCTCAGGGGGGATCTCGTCGGGAGGGGGAATGGGAAGACCACGCGCCGCAGCCATAAGCTGGTGCTCTGTCCACGAGTCCGAAAAGTCATTCAGTCCTCTCCAAAACGGCGCAAGTCGTCGTTCTATCTATAGAGAAATAGTCAGCATCAGCTTTGGGCTCTCCAAGGCCAGATTTGGCAGCGCGGCAAGCTTACCATTAGCTGTCGCACCACAGCCTTGTTGAAATCCTCTGGGCCCGTATAGACACCCTGGGTCACCAGATAACCACCATCCACATGTTCTTCTCTCATACTACGCTCCCGCTCCTTGAGCCGAGCTACCCGCTCTTTCTCTAGCCGGCGAGCCTCTCGTTCCTGCCTTGTTTCTCGTCGATGTTCGAGCGTGGCCAAATCTCGCTCTGAACTTCCGCCAATTCCGAGCAGGGACAGATCGGGCCGGCTACCCCGATTCGACCTGGAACCATCA of Aspergillus luchuensis IFO 4308 DNA, chromosome 7, nearly complete sequence contains these proteins:
- a CDS encoding uncharacterized protein (COG:S;~EggNog:ENOG410PTFA), whose amino-acid sequence is MINCRVRPRDMAILDKENRPRGLRVPSFARKGFKQKSSDSLPDKEPEPVQAPVTTVIPPRTDSVPDYSAPAPLPAAVQPPSSAFNAPIHHQDNLPQSAPPAANYTPAPRAYQAYRPPAASEPMQSPPARKEVPVPAIQQQDAEEPLEDFIPEPEPELDDTGAPIEPVSSEENNGPWTPPDIEPVAAPLNKLHFACYQDHRSMPPANNVWHAVPCMTCQKFDRDVRYRCVFCCLRICTGCFQTLQTIPRRSLAQLMESIPAAKA
- a CDS encoding putative G-patch domain protein (COG:S;~EggNog:ENOG410PNC7;~InterPro:IPR000467,IPR039249,IPR025239;~PFAM:PF13821,PF01585;~go_function: GO:0003676 - nucleic acid binding [Evidence IEA]), whose amino-acid sequence is MAPPLPPHSESPARGRPDEDDEEEDYMSMIIEEPQQKETFAQKKKRQQREAEARAKVPSKAERAAQEAARRDAALSTSTLDPSNKGFQMMAKLGFKPGQVLGKPAASPQDSEKDTKDPEHRIRSEPLNLIFKEDRGGIGLDSERKRKFLEEAAEVTKKVKQEEGDYRDRVRLERETRRLEAQFHAAQKVAERLDAEAEGEVEIGPSSTETNGEEKEEQESHATPDVDGEESQTDTPASTTKKAKRPVKPTLQINILYRGLVRERQEKERAVQTRHMLQTSLPSSFFPNPRLPGYEDSTLDPEDHEALGGRREMSSILEQELEEEDPELEEFNALEPGERLGRLVQYLREKHHYCFWCKYRYETAEMQGCPGVTEEDHD
- the sip5 gene encoding Sip5p (BUSCO:EOG09263RF8;~COG:S;~EggNog:ENOG410PKFJ;~InterPro:IPR039301); translated protein: MGNSQAKESRPLASSSRRSHHHGPYGDRHHGDGSRSNRGSRPDLSLLGIGGSSERDLATLEHRRETRQEREARRLEKERVARLKERERSMREEHVDGGYLVTQGVYTGPEDFNKAVVRQLMIERRLAPFWRGLNDFSDSWTEHQLMAAARGLPIPPPDEIPPELEYKNPPKAAEDTKEASDSAAVQYLMVPITSRSQSYGSDASQSSTPAHSLPSPTSPIASGTSSSPLFRARAKTLASLTTPKHGIQSDAASREMQLPRDPFVNGQPIEAYLYKDAAECPICFLYYPPYLNRTRCCDQPICSECFVQIKRPDPHPPEHGDSNPDSAPAEGGEQAESQDCQLVSEPSACPFCVQPEFGVTYAPPPFRRGLAYASDPSSRPNVASPLSSTSSLSSGNTPTTGRRRATSLSANDPTVITTDRIRPDWAQKLANARAHAARRSAAATALHTAAYLMHSNGAGNDSRIGLGRRSVMRRNGAPEAQNSNARTGSPALQALAFLTDRRGAGHEADSAEEGSGNIAPPRQSSRRNRIDDLEEMMMMEAIRLSLASEEERRKREEKEAKKEAKRKEKEAKKAEKVARKTGLTSHNASSSALDVPPDARLGRVTSSSSSIAAEELVSAGKGKEVDRSEPAGGSAAEASAAAEEVQPAAASASAADQAPSMSPPSVVQSSFKDVTRPSHLRHVSSASSSFSSLVESMSEDHAGSAEGAGSFAEPLYNFHSLAAVIGDEEKGDEAPEHVEETPSKPNVEGSASQPVAEASVAEPTTTTEAKVPMEEQRDRLMPKELETQSVEITSATHDTETTS
- a CDS encoding putative triacylglycerol lipase (CAZy:CE10;~COG:T;~EggNog:ENOG410PM0V;~InterPro:IPR019819,IPR019826,IPR002018,IPR029058;~MEROPS:MER0033235;~PFAM:PF00135;~SECRETED:SignalP(1-18)); the encoded protein is MILFHLAPFFFLFGLVVSSQNPTVDLGYTKYKGKSLPNGISQWLGIRYAAAPTGSLRFSAPQDPDSVEGVQDAFKHGPRCVPTSQYPTPAGTSEDCLFLDVYAPSSVKDITRLPVFVWIQGGGFNANASPNFNGTGLIEAANMSMVVVTFNYRVGPYGFLSGSEVLQGGSVNNGLKDQIKVLEWVQEHISKFGGDPSHVVIGGSSAGAASITLHLSAYGGKDEGLFHAAAAESQSFAPMLTVNQSQFAYNNLVIRTGCASDPDTLACLRRLNTTELQRVNINTPLPTAQQAPLYMYGPVVDGSLIPDYTYRLFQQGKFIKVPVIFGDDTNEGTIFVPKTTSTVGEADTFIQDQFPNINFTHLTKLNNWYLNENQTREFPKSSPYWRPASTAYGEIRYICPGIYMSSVFSGAGVSSWNYHYAVQDPAAEASGRGVSHTVEENAIWGPQYVSGTPPASYSTTNAGIVPVMQGYWTSFIRVFDPNPLRYPGSPEWETWNNGHGADYRRIFLRTNETRMETVSEEQRERCDYWSSVGPDLSQ